One Bemisia tabaci chromosome 7, PGI_BMITA_v3 DNA window includes the following coding sequences:
- the LOC109030111 gene encoding LOW QUALITY PROTEIN: RNA-binding protein 5 (The sequence of the model RefSeq protein was modified relative to this genomic sequence to represent the inferred CDS: inserted 1 base in 1 codon): protein MAHPEGDYSRSYSRHERRDRGSRRSPPEDRETWKRSVEIFLDQERRGDERRRDRSRSPRDRSWERGRGDERKGKRDDFYSPKSRRDSPKEDRSSRHSSRSKSRDSSRYDEDRSWDEDSRGGRHRSDKDRLRDPDRRDSSSSSYSKRGEWQDDTNYDYELLEYDRFSYKKQTPNRTLIIRGLVQHVTEDDIRNEILKNQLVPKDVRLIRKKDTGASRGFAFVEFFTTREAQSLIEWKRGELMIKDLYRAVMQYSIFVPNEPDGGADWFCKCNARNFKRRDYCYKCGTPRSSGGSDDLLDEISTHPTSTVLLRNLDLKTTEENVLRSIEKLSNLPIRSVRIGKDPVTGMSRGVCYLEMNNVVDAMYLHNCLLMDTLYVNNRAVDISYCKLTPVQSSSTVPSNAANAAIAAAQWSHQKTEGNQYTLEDVNRLAEYSANLYAKTPEEKATYLTYYLQYYSKQISNGEMISLPTTGSSNVATPQDDGTKTAAATPLVEAPTGSGEHAYPIPDVSTYQYDKTSGYYYDPYTTLYYDANSQYYYNSKLAKFLYWDGTRNTYLPAPTSSTVPSVGGAANGGAAGMALAAPASDAEKKEKPEKDDKVKVAKRIAKDMEKWAKTLNHKKEIAKQNLVAAQAAASNTKAQGSADIXFSVLERKEPTQSALYIDPDPAPFLSKTESLVANYGQGSDSEDETAENTANEDKQHTDWVKLACLLCKRQFPSKDVLLKHQSLSDLHKQNLRKWYDDRGLDPDDIQKRNVQYRDRAKERRQKYGEPDEPRPNRYKEAFLKAKEATVSYEEPTRAGIGSDNLGNKLLQKMGWQEGMGLGKKNQGRTTIIEAEQRVATAGLGSRATGITRAPGETYKDCVKKMMRHRYEEICDS from the exons ATGGCCCACCCAGAAGGCGACTACTCACGGAGCTACTCCCGGCACGAGCGGAGGGATCGAGGCTCGAGGCGATCCCCCCCGGAGGACCGCGAAACGTGGAAGCGGTCGGTCGAGATATTTCTCGACCAAGAGCGCCGCGGCGACGAACGGCGGAGGGACAGGAGTCGCAGCCCCAGGGACAGGTCCTGGGAGCGAGGTAGAGGCGACGAGAGAAAAGGTAAGAGGGATGATTTTTATTCACCGAAATCGCGGCGCGACTCGCCCAAGGAGGATCGGAGCAGTCGGCATTCCTCCCGAAGCAAGAGTCGCGACTCGAGTCGCTACGACGAAGACCGCTCGTGGGACGAAGACTCTCGCGGCGGTCGGCATCGCAGCGACAAGGATCGGCTCCGGGACCCGGATCGACGCGACAGCTCGAGCTCGAGCTACAGCAAGCGCGGCGAGTGGCAGGACGACACCAACTACGACTACGAGCTGCTCGAGTACGACCGGTTCTCGTACAAGAAGCAGACGCCCAACAGGACCCTCATCATCCGAGGCTTGGTCCAGCACGTCACCGAGGACGACATCCGCAACGAGATCCTCAAGAACCAGCTCGTCCCCAAGGACGTTCGCCTCATCCGGAAGAAGGACACGGGCGCCTCGAGAGGCTTCGCTTTCGTCGAGTTCTTCACGACCCGGGAAGCCCAGTCCCTGATCGAGTGGAAGCGAGGCGAGCTCATGATCAAGGACTTGTACCGGGCGGTCATGCAGTACAGCATCTTCGTGCCCAACGAGCCCGACGGCGGAGCCGATTGGTTCTGCAAGTGCAACGCTCGCAACTTCAAGCGGAGGGACTACTGCTACAAGTGCGGTACCCCGCGATCGTCGGGCGGGAGCGATGATCTTCTCGACGAGATCAGCACGCACCCCACCAGCACGGTGCTTTTGAGGAATCTCGACTTGAAAACGACCGAAGAAAACGTCCTTAGGTCGATTGAAAAGCTGTCCAACTTGCCGATTAGGAGCGTGCGTATCGGTAAGGACCCCGTCACGGGTATGTCGCGAGGAGTGTGCTACTTGGAAATGAACAACGTCGTCGATGCTATGTACTTGCATAATTGTTTGCTGATGGACACACTGTATGTCAACAACCGGGCTGTAGATATCTCCTACTGTAAATTAACCCCTGTACAAAGTAGTTCAACGGTACCTTCCAATGCCGCCAACGCCGCCATCGCAGCGGCGCAGTGGAGCCATCAGAAGACCGAGGGCAATCAATATACCTTGGAAGACGTGAACCGGTTGGCGGAGTACAGCGCGAATTTATACGCCAAGACCCCCGAGGAAAAGGCGACCTATTTAACCTATTACTTACAGTATTACTCGAAGCAAATCTCCAATGGTGAAATGATTTCGCTACCGACCACGGGTTCTTCCAATGTTGCCACTCCTCAAGACGACGGTACTAAAACCGCCGCGGCTACGCCTCTGGTCGAAGCCCCGACCGGTTCCGGCGAGCATGCGTACCCGATCCCGGACGTGAGCACCTACCAGTACGACAAGACGTCCGGTTACTATTACGACCCTTACACAACACTGTACTATGATGCGAATTCGCAGTATTATTATAATTCCAAGTTGGCCAAGTTCTTGTACTGGGACGGTACGCGCAACACGTATCTTCCCGCACCAACTTCCAGCACGGTCCCATCCGTCGGCGGTGCAGCCAACGGCGGAGCCGCAGGAATGGCCCTCGCTGCTCCGGCGTCCGACGCCGAGAAGAAGGAAAAGCCCGAAAAGGACGATAAGGTCAAAGTAGCGAAGAGGATCGCGAAAGACATGGAGAAGTGGGCCAAGACCCTGAACCACAAGAAGGAAATCGCCAAGCAGAATCTCGTCGCCGCGCAAGCCGCCGCGTCCAACACGAAGGCCCAGGGCTCTGCAGACA GGTTCTCGGTTCTCGAACGCAAGGAGCCCACCCAGTCCGCGCTGTACATAGATCCTGACCCCGCACCCTTCCTGAGCAAAACCGAAAGCCTCGTCGCCAACTACGGCCAAGGCAGCGACAGCGAAGACGAGACGGCCGAGAACACGGCCAACGAAGACAAGCAACACACCGACTGGGTGAAACTGGCTTGCTTGTTGTGCAAGCGTCAGTTCCCCAGTAAAGACGTGTTGCTGAAGCACCAGTCTCTGTCGGACTTGCACAAGCAGAACCTTCGGAAGTGGTACGATGACAGAGGATTGGACCCCGACGATATCCAGAAGAGGAACGTCCAGTACAGGGATCGCGCTAAGGAGCGGCGGCAGAAGTACGGCGAGCCGGACGAGCCCAGGCCCAACCGCTACAAGGAAGCCTTCCTCAAAGCCAAAGAAGCGACCGTCAGCTACGAAGAACCAACGAGAGCCGGGATCGGCTCCGATAACTTGGGTAATAAGCTCCTCCAGAAAATGGGCTGGCAGGAGGGAATGGGTCTCGGCAAGAAGAACCAAGGGCGGACCACCATCATCGAAGCCGAGCAGCGCGTCGCGACGGCGGGCTTGGGATCCCGGGCGACGGGAATCACCCGCGCACCCGGCGAAACCTACAAAGACTGTGTCAAGAAGATGATGAGGCATAGGTACGAGGAAATCTGTGATAGCTAG